Genomic window (Phocoena phocoena chromosome 20, mPhoPho1.1, whole genome shotgun sequence):
TGAGCCTGGCCCGGAGCAGgtgccactccctccctccccgacccccccccaccccggcctgcaTGGGCAGTGAGCCGGGAGCGGGGAAGGTCCCTGGGCCCCCATACCCCTGGCGGCTCCTGTGCCGTTTCTGCGGCCTGCGGGCTCCAGCCGCTTCCCGGGAACTGAGCTGAGGAGGGGCTAGGACTGGTGAACACCACCCACTTCGCGCTCTGCCTACTTGATATTAAACCCAAGTAGTGAATTCTGCTTTCAGTGGGACTGTGGCTGTGGCCTTACGTTGGCAtttgaaaagtgaaattaaggaggGGTAGAAAGATCCCTGAGAGCTGGCAGATAGGTGTGTGAAGTGCAGAAATGGTGAGTGAAATGGTGCCGTGTCGACAAACTCTTAAACACGCGTCAGAAAGGAAATCGTTTTCCAAAATGGGTCTCCAGGGAGCGGTGCTGGGTGGCCTGAGGCCCCAGGACCTCCCGCAACCCCCTCCAGACCCCGGCAGCAGCCCCACCTGCGGGCGAGTCGCTGGCCAGGTTCTCGTCATCCGAGTCGGCGAAGACCTCGGCCAGCTCCTGGTCGGACATGTCAGTCAGCTCGGTGAGGTCCAGGAGGTCGAAGTGCACCTCCAGGGACGAGACGCTGCTCAGGggctctgggggcagaggggcGTGTCAGCGGGGCCAGGTGAAGGCCAGTGCGGTGGGAACGAGGTGGGGCTGACCCATCCCCGGCACCTGCTCCCTGGGGCGCACCCGAGGCCCAGGGACCCGCCCCTGGTCCCAGGGAGcacgctggggcaggtgggctGTACTTACGCCGCCTCTCCGTGACCTGCAAGAGACCCGGTGCCGGTACTGGGACGCCCACCTCCTCCTCGGCCACAGGTGAGTAGCTGCTGGTCCCCGTCCCAGGAACGGGGGTGCCCAGGGCAGCCCTTGGCACCTCGACCTCCTTAACTACCCCTGCAACAGAGAGAGCGTTACCCGGGAGGGGACTGCGGTCTCCCACCGCCACCCCCAGGACGCAGGCTGGGAGGACTTGAGAACCTGGCCCATCGAGCCCTCCCTTGAGGCTGTGGGCAGGGATCGCAGTGGCCAGGGGTGACCTTGGGTCAGGAAGCCAGACAAGGGGCAGAGGGCTTCTCCGAGGATGCTGCCCTTCCCCGTAACCCTGATTTCCAGACCCTTTGCCCTGATTACGTGAGCAGGAATGACCACAGGTCTCGCGGGGACACTTGCTGGTCCTGTCGGAGACCTCAAGACACCAATACTGTCACCTGTCTCCACTTTCTGGTCCAACCTACGGTCGGGTGGGCGGTTCTGCATTTGCTTGCCCTTTGGCGCCCTTTAATCCAGAATGGCCCCGGCTCACGTGTCTGTCCCGTGTTGTGTTTGAATCCACATAACACGTTCTCACATGAAACGAGGACGGTGGCCACAGCAACCCCTCCCCACCGACCACGCCTCCGGACTGGGAATGTTACTCCAGGGTGTTTCCTATGCAATTCTTGTTTTTATGTAATGGCTCATTTCATGTAACTTTTTGTCGGGTGAGAGGCGAGGCCCCTTGGCGATCTGCTTGGTGGAGACTGTGCCACCCAGGGGCGGGCCCTCCACCCCACGGAGTGCTTGCTGTTACCAGGGCAGACTGCTCCATCCACACCTCCTACCAGCTCCTCCGGAGTGTTCCAGGGCCCTCTGCCCCACACAGCCAGGGGTCCCAGTCATCTGGCCGGCACGTGCCCTGAGGCAACGGGACCCCTGGCTCCCTGGCGTCCCCACTCCTGCTCTCTCCTGAGCCCCGCCCCCCGACAGAGACCCCACCTGCCCCCAGCTGACCCCCAGCTGAACCGGTGCTCAGTAAAGAGTGAGGAATGCCTTCCCGCTCCCTCATCAGTGTGGCCGCCCATCCCAGGGGTCCAGCGCCGAGAGCTGGGTGTGGACGAAGCCCCAGGAGCAGCTGCCAAAGGGGGGCCCAGCAGGGGGGCCCAGTGCCGACAGCTGCCAGTGAGGGCTGGGCCTGTGTGGCCAGCAGCCTGGCGGGCCGCGTGGGTTTGGAGGGTCCCCGGCTGGGTGGGATTTGCAGCTGCAGAGCTGGCTGGGTCGCCTCGCCCCTGGCTTCCAGGAGGGAACCGCTCCCTGGGAGGCGTGGCTGAGGGGAGGTGGGCCTGCCGACTGGCGGGGccagcctggctctgccctgTGCTGTGTCATCACTCAGGGCCCAGGGCTGGCCTGCTGGACTGGGGCTGGGGATCTGGTTTCCACCTTGCTGCCGCATTTGGAACGTGGTGTCTGAGCATCCTTGGAGGGTAGGGTTACACCCCCTGGTGTCCGGCCCGCCCAGCCCAGCAAGGACACGTTCCCGACCAGAGGGCaccagagctgggggtgggcggGGAAGCTCTCCCGAACATCAGAACCCCTGCTGAGGGTCGAAGGCCCAGGAAGCCCTTGGGGACCTTTGCTC
Coding sequences:
- the DBNDD1 gene encoding dysbindin domain-containing protein 1 — protein: MEPPEGASPGGVVKEVEVPRAALGTPVPGTGTSSYSPVAEEEVGVPVPAPGLLQVTERRQPLSSVSSLEVHFDLLDLTELTDMSDQELAEVFADSDDENLASDSPAGLHPLPRAGCLRSPSWTRTRAEQNREKQPFGDPERQPAVVDTFLTVERPKED